The Desertibacillus haloalkaliphilus region GAACTTGTCTGTGATTTCATAGCTGGTTGTGATGGTTTCCATGGACCAAGTCGTAAAATGATTCCAAACCGTACAGAAAATCAAAAGATTTATCCTTTTGGTTGGCTAGGAATTCTTGCAGAAACCCCAATTGCAAACCCGGAATTAATCTATTCTAATCATGAGAGAGGGTTTGCACTTATTAGTCAGCGAACACCTGAAATTCAACGTCATTATATTCAAGTAGATCCGAA contains the following coding sequences:
- a CDS encoding FAD-dependent monooxygenase; this encodes ELVCDFIAGCDGFHGPSRKMIPNRTENQKIYPFGWLGILAETPIANPELIYSNHERGFALISQRTPEIQRHYIQVDPNDDIANWSDDRIWTELKARVETDGWTLPDGPIIQKNIVSMRSFVCEPMQHGRLFIAGDAAHIVPPTGAKG